One Malania oleifera isolate guangnan ecotype guangnan chromosome 10, ASM2987363v1, whole genome shotgun sequence genomic region harbors:
- the LOC131166483 gene encoding uncharacterized mitochondrial protein AtMg00810-like — MAAPHPGISFPLSSSISYARLSPSFTLFSSTISFQQDPQSFKQAAKDPDWCKAMENEIAALELNNTWTDISYPIQVLSQYLDCPSTSHLTATHKVLHYLNHALGQDIFLFATSSIQLIGYVDSDWASCPDSRRSVTGFCVFLGQSLISWRSKKQIVVSRSSAEVEYRAMVSVSTELTWL; from the exons ATGGCAGCCCCTCACCCAGGTATTTCTTTTCCTCTGTCTTCTTCTATTTCTTATGCACGTTTATCAccttcttttactttattttcttCTACCATTTCTTTCCAACAAGACCCACAATCTTTCAAACAAGCTGCCAAGGACCCTGATTGGTGCAAAGCAATGGAAAATGAAATTGCTGCCTTAGAACTCAACAACACCTGG ACTGACATTAGCTACCCCATTCAAGTCTTGAGTCAATACTTGGATTGCCCTTCAACTTCTCACCTTACTGCAACACACAAAGTGCTTCACTACCTCAATCATGCTCTTGGCCAAGACATCTTCTTGTTTGCTACCTCTTCTATTCAGCTCATTGGATATGTTGATTCGGACTGGGCTTCTTGCCCAGACTCTCGCAGGTCCGTAactggtttttgtgtttttctggggcaatctctcatttcttggaGGTCAAAGAAGCAAATTGTGGTATCCCGATCCTCTGCTGAGGTTGAATACCGGGCCATGGTCTCCGTCTCTACTGAACTCACTTGGCTATGA